The Flaviramulus sp. BrNp1-15 genome includes the window ATATATTTTTAAAACAAAATTTAGGCCTTTGAACGAAATCATTATTGAACTTGAAGAGATTTCTCCAAAAGAATTTTTTGGAGCACAAAATGCAAATATAGAACTCTTAAAAAAGTACTTTCCAAAGCTAAAAATTGTAGCGAGAGGAAATAAAGTTAAAGCTTTTGGAGATGAAGAATTACTAGAAGAATTTGATCGCCGAATATCTATGCTTTTAAAGCATTTTGGTAAGTATAATAAACTAGATGAAAATGTTATAGAACGTGTTTTAACTAGTCAAAGTAGTGATGATTACAATACGTCTAAGCAAAGCGGAGAAGTTATTGTTCATGGTGTAGGCGGAAAACTTATAAAAGCGCAAACTGCAAATCAGCGTAAGTTGGTAGAAAGCATGAGACAAAATGATATGGTTTTTGCTATAGGTCCTGCAGGAACCGGTAAAACCTATACTGGTGTAGCATTGGCTGTACAAGCTTTAAAAAACAAAGAAGTAAAACGTATTATTTTAACTCGACCAGCAGTTGAGGCAGGCGAAAATTTAGGTTTTTTACCTGGAGATTTAAAAGAAAAGTTAGATCCTTACATGCAACCGCTTTATGATGCGTTGCGAGATATGATTGCTCCAGAAAAATTGGCACATTACATAGAAAATGGTACCATACAAATTGCACCATTGGCTTTTATGCGTGGACGTACACTAGACAATGCCTTTGTAATTTTAGATGAAGGACAAAATACAACACATGCGCAAATGAAAATGTTTTTAACGCGTATGGGGAAAAATGCAAAATTCTTATTAACAGGAGATCCAGGGCAAATTGATTTACCAAGACGAACTATTTCTGGGTTAAAAGAAGCGTTGCTAATTTTAAAGAATGTTGAAGGTGTTGGTATGATATTTTTAGACGATAAAGATGTAATAAGGCATAAACTGGTTAAAAAAGTAATAGCAGCCTATAAAAGTATTGAAAACAGAGAGTAATGAGTAATACTATAATTGATACAAATTTTAAGTTTCCAGGGCAGAAAAGTGTTTATAAAGGGAAAGTTAGAGAAGTATATAATATTAACGATGAGCAATTGGTTATGGTGGCAACCGATAGGTTATCGGCGTTTGATGTTGTTATGCCAAAAGGTATTCCTTACAAAGGGCAAATATTAAACCAGATAGCTACCAAAATGATGAAAGCTACTGAAGATTTAGTTCCAAATTGGTTAACTGCCACACCAGACCCTAATGTTGCTGTGGGGCATTTGTGTGAACCATTTAAAGTAGAAATGGTAATTCGTGGTTACATGTCTGGTCATGCAGCTCGTGAGTACAAAGCAGGTAAAAGAATGTTATGTGGTGTGCCTATGCCAGAAGGGATGAAGGAAAACGATAAGTTTCCTAAACCTATTATAACACCTGCAACCAAAGCTGAAATGGGTAATCATGATGAAGATATTTCTCGTGAGAATATTTTAAAACGCGGTATTGTAAGTGAGGCAGATTATTTGATTTTAGAAGATTATACACGTAAATTATTTCAGAGAGGTAGTGAAATTGCGGCTTCTCGCGGACTTATTTTAGTGGATACTAAATATGAATTTGGTAAAACTAAAGATGGTAAAATTGTATTAATTGACGAGATTCATACACCAGATTCATCACGTTATTTTTATGCAGATGGCTATGAGGAACGCCAAGATAAAGCTGAACCGCAAAAACAACTTTCTAAGGAGTTTGTACGCCAATGGTTAATTTCTAATAATTTTCAAGGTTTAGAAGGGCAAACCGTGCCTTTTATGAGTGATGAGTACATAGAAACTGTTAGCGAGCGTTATATAGAACTTTACGAAAATATAACTGGAGAAACTTTTGTAAAAGGTGATGTAAGTAATATACAAAAGCGTATAGAGAATAATGTATTGGAGTATTTAAAAAACTAAAACCAGCCACAAAGGATTATATTTTTTTAATAAACTTTATTATAAACCTTGACGGTAATTTTTTATCCTATCTGTTATTTTTCGAATTATATCATAAACAAAAGTGTTGGTTTTTGCATAATGAAATGATATAAAGCAAACCACAATCATAAAAAAAGCTGCTCCCCAAATTGCTTCACTAGGTTCTAACGATTTACTGAAATAGCGTTTTAAACCATAACCTGTAAAACTTCCGTAGAGTAAAATAAAGTGTATTACATAAATGGAAAGCGTCTTTTTTCCAATATTAACAATTAAGGACTGTTTTAAAAATCGTTCAAACGTATAAAATACACCAAATAAAATAAGCACATTGCCCAGTCTGGTAAATAAGTAATTGTAATTAGCACTCATTTCAAATACTTCAATACTTGTGATGTGATATAATTTTATAAGAAACCACGAAGACTGATATAATAATAAACTACCAGCAACAAAAAACGTTATTATAGTAGTTAATTGAAAGTGACTTTTATGTGCATGTCTAAAGAAAACAGTAGATAAAAATGCACCAAAAGCCGAATACCCAAACCATGGCAGAATTGTAAATACAGAACCATTGGCTTTGGTCATATAATTAGCAATAAACTTTGGAATATGCTCTAAAGTTAAATTTCTGTAGAGTGGTTCGGTTACAAAAATTAAGCTACCTATAATAAAAAGAACTATCGAAAAAAAATAGCTCTGTTTTTTGAAAATCATATGGAGTAGTACCAACATTATTATAGACAAACCAATACATTGCAATACGTCGATTACAAGAATGTAAGGGTTGAAATAACCACTGAACCAACTCACCAGATTAATTCGAAGACTATAGCCTATAACAAGTAAAAGTAGTCCTCTAAATAGCCCTTTTTTTATTCTTATTTTATCATCTCCTTTGGCATAGGATCGCAAAAGTAAGTAGGCAAATACAAGTCCAGAAATAGTAAAGAATACAGGAGCAGTTATACCTCTAAAGTATGTCCAGATATTATAAATTGTGTTTGTTTTGTCTCTGTAAATAGGGTTTAATAAGGTATCTATAAAATGCCCTTGTAACATCATTAAAATAGCAAATGCTCTTACAGCATCAATAAAGAATAAACGTGTGGGTTGCAATATTTATAAATTTGAACGGGTTAAATATACTTTTAAAAAATTAATCTTAATGTTTATAAAATGATATATTTATAGCTTTTAAAGCTATTAACCTTAATTTATGAGTGAACTTATAAAGTCCTTTTCAGATTATGCATGGGGATTACCATTAGTAATTTTACTTATAGGAGGTGGTTTATATCTGTTACTACTTTCAAGATTTTTGCCATTTCGTTTTTTAGGTCATGCTATTCAAGTTTTAAGAGGTAAGTATGACGATCCTAATGATCCTGGGCAAATAAGTCATTTTAAGGCTTTAACAACAGCTTTGTCCTCAACTATTGGAATGGGAAATATTGCTGGTGTTGCAGTGGCTATTTCAGTTGGGGGCCCTGGAGCTATGTTTTGGATGTGGGTTAGTGCTATTGTTGGTATGTCTACAAAATTTTTCACTTGCACTTTAGCAGTTATGTATAGAGGTAAAGATAGTGCGGGTGAGCTACAAGGTGGTCCTATGTATTTTATTACTGAAGGTTTAGGGAAATCATGGAAACCACTTGCTGTAATGTTCAGTTTATTTGGAATGATTGGGGCGCTTCCAGTTGTTAATGTTAATCAATTAACACAAGCCATTAACGATATTGTTTTAATTCCTAATGGAGTAGAAGTAGGGTTGAAATCTAATCTTATTTTAGCTTTTATATTGGTTGTGGTAACATCTGTTATAATTCTAGGAGGATTAAAACGCATTAGTAATGCCGCTTCAAAAATGGTTCCCTCAATGGTATTATTATACTTTGTTTTGATATTGTTTATTTTAATATCTAATTACGAAGTCCTCCCTAAGTATTTTGTTATGATTTTTACTGATGCTTTTGCTGCTGAAAATTTTAAAGGAGAACCATTTTATGGTGGGGTTTTAGGAGCTTTAATTTTGTTGGGTATTAGAAGAGGTGCGTTTTCAAACGAAGCGGGTATTGGTACTGCGCCTATGGCGCACGGTGCAGCAAAAACAAATGAGCCTATTAGGGAAGGATTAGTAGCTATGCTTGGTCCAGCTATTGATACCTTGGTAATTTGTACACTTACCGCTCTAGCTATTTTAGTTACAGGTGTTTGGGAAACCACCACAGATAATGGTGTGAGTTTAACAGCTTCAGCATTTAGCGATGCTATGCCAATTTATGGAAAGTATCTGTTAATGGTTTGCATTTTAATTTTTAGTGTGTCTTCATTATTTTCATACGCTTATTATGGTACTAAATGCTTATCGTTTTTAATTGGAGCAGATAAAAAACATTTTTACAATTATATTTACATATTAAGTATCATATTAGCAGCAACAACACCATTTAGTATGATGTTAAATTTAATTGATGGGGTTTTTGCGCTTATGGCAATTCCAACAATGTTAGCTACTATAATAATGGCACCTAGGGTTGTAAAAGAAATAAAGTTGTATAAGAATAGAATAAAATTAAAATAGTATATACTTAACCATGCACTTGTAAGTCTGGTGTGAATTTTCTAATGTTTCTATAAGTATTTCTATATTCACTTGGGGTTTTATTTTTACATTTTTTAAAAACTCTATTGAAATTAGCTATATTATTGTATCCACATTTATAACATATTTCACTAATAGAGAAATCGCTATCAATTAAAAATTTTGAAGCATAAATAAGCCTAACATCATTAATATAACTAATAAAAGTTTTTCCTGTTCTGTCTTTAATAAATCTGTTAAAAGAACTATTACTCATATTTACAAGATTCGAAATTTCAGTTAGGGATATTTTATTGCAATAATTTTTATGAACAAAATCATGAACTTTTTTTAGTTTTTTGCTATTTTCATATTTGCTCACCTCGTGGTCACTTTCAGAAAGTAATTTAAAATCTTTTGTAAGTGCTAATTCTTCTAAAATTAAAAGTAATTCTGTAAAACTACTTACCTTATTTTGATTTGTAATAGCTTCTAATTTTGGTAATAGTTTTAAGGCTATTTCTTTTGAGAAATTAACACCTTCTTTTGCCTTATCAAGTAAATCTTTTATTGGCTTAAATGTTTTTAAAGTGAACAATTTATCGTTAAACAACCACTCATGAAATAATATTGTTATTTCATTTATTTCTTTGCTCTGACAGTGATATGTTTCCCAACCATGTTCTAAATTAGATCCAATTAAAGTTAATTCAACATCGTCCATTTCCTCAATACTATTACCAACAATTCTTCGAATACCTTTTCCATTCCGAATAAAATTAATTTCAAATTCTGGATGAAAATGAATAGGGAAATCAAATTCATGCTTTATCTTTTTAATAACAAAAAAAGAATCGTCAGGTCTTAATTGTGTAATTTCTCTATTAATACATTTACTCATAATCATTATAGATAATGATTAAAGTTAGTTAAAAAAATGATTTCAAAAAAAATGAAAACCCCAAAAGTTGTAAATACTTTAAAAGAATACTTTAATAGAGCGGGATTGTAACTGTTTTTTCCTGTATATTATTATACAACAATAAATTTATTTTAATTAATTCGTGCTAAATTAGTATATTTATGCTAAAATAATATATATGACAGTAGATTTATGCCCAAACTGTGGATCGGACCAATACATTAAAAGTGGAATTGTCAATGATAGGCAGCGCTATAAGTGTAAAAAATGTAATTATTTTTTCTCTGTTAATAAGATGGGAAAGAAAATAGATGATTATTATGTTAACAAATCGCTGCAATTATACTTAGAAGGATTAACCTATCGTGAGATAGAGCGTATTTTAGGAATCTCTCATGTTAGTATCATGAATTGGGTTAAAAAATATAACATCAAACGTCCTTATAATTCAAATTATCATCCAACGTATAAGATTTTAAATGCTACAGAGTTAGGAAGCTATTTTAGTAATGCTGAAAATATCAATGGAGCAGGTGTGCTTGTTACGGAGTTGGGGGATAAATTCATGTTGATTAAATGGGAGCGTTTTAAAGATTAGTATAGTAATTTAACAAAAAAATATATTAATTTTTTGTTAACAGATTGTTTTTAAGAGATTAGTAGGGCACACAAAACCAATTA containing:
- a CDS encoding helix-turn-helix domain-containing protein; translated protein: MTVDLCPNCGSDQYIKSGIVNDRQRYKCKKCNYFFSVNKMGKKIDDYYVNKSLQLYLEGLTYREIERILGISHVSIMNWVKKYNIKRPYNSNYHPTYKILNATELGSYFSNAENINGAGVLVTELGDKFMLIKWERFKD
- a CDS encoding phosphoribosylaminoimidazolesuccinocarboxamide synthase yields the protein MSNTIIDTNFKFPGQKSVYKGKVREVYNINDEQLVMVATDRLSAFDVVMPKGIPYKGQILNQIATKMMKATEDLVPNWLTATPDPNVAVGHLCEPFKVEMVIRGYMSGHAAREYKAGKRMLCGVPMPEGMKENDKFPKPIITPATKAEMGNHDEDISRENILKRGIVSEADYLILEDYTRKLFQRGSEIAASRGLILVDTKYEFGKTKDGKIVLIDEIHTPDSSRYFYADGYEERQDKAEPQKQLSKEFVRQWLISNNFQGLEGQTVPFMSDEYIETVSERYIELYENITGETFVKGDVSNIQKRIENNVLEYLKN
- a CDS encoding PhoH family protein; the protein is MNEIIIELEEISPKEFFGAQNANIELLKKYFPKLKIVARGNKVKAFGDEELLEEFDRRISMLLKHFGKYNKLDENVIERVLTSQSSDDYNTSKQSGEVIVHGVGGKLIKAQTANQRKLVESMRQNDMVFAIGPAGTGKTYTGVALAVQALKNKEVKRIILTRPAVEAGENLGFLPGDLKEKLDPYMQPLYDALRDMIAPEKLAHYIENGTIQIAPLAFMRGRTLDNAFVILDEGQNTTHAQMKMFLTRMGKNAKFLLTGDPGQIDLPRRTISGLKEALLILKNVEGVGMIFLDDKDVIRHKLVKKVIAAYKSIENRE
- a CDS encoding AraC family transcriptional regulator gives rise to the protein MSKCINREITQLRPDDSFFVIKKIKHEFDFPIHFHPEFEINFIRNGKGIRRIVGNSIEEMDDVELTLIGSNLEHGWETYHCQSKEINEITILFHEWLFNDKLFTLKTFKPIKDLLDKAKEGVNFSKEIALKLLPKLEAITNQNKVSSFTELLLILEELALTKDFKLLSESDHEVSKYENSKKLKKVHDFVHKNYCNKISLTEISNLVNMSNSSFNRFIKDRTGKTFISYINDVRLIYASKFLIDSDFSISEICYKCGYNNIANFNRVFKKCKNKTPSEYRNTYRNIRKFTPDLQVHG
- a CDS encoding heparan-alpha-glucosaminide N-acetyltransferase domain-containing protein, translating into MQPTRLFFIDAVRAFAILMMLQGHFIDTLLNPIYRDKTNTIYNIWTYFRGITAPVFFTISGLVFAYLLLRSYAKGDDKIRIKKGLFRGLLLLVIGYSLRINLVSWFSGYFNPYILVIDVLQCIGLSIIMLVLLHMIFKKQSYFFSIVLFIIGSLIFVTEPLYRNLTLEHIPKFIANYMTKANGSVFTILPWFGYSAFGAFLSTVFFRHAHKSHFQLTTIITFFVAGSLLLYQSSWFLIKLYHITSIEVFEMSANYNYLFTRLGNVLILFGVFYTFERFLKQSLIVNIGKKTLSIYVIHFILLYGSFTGYGLKRYFSKSLEPSEAIWGAAFFMIVVCFISFHYAKTNTFVYDIIRKITDRIKNYRQGL
- a CDS encoding sodium:alanine symporter family protein yields the protein MSELIKSFSDYAWGLPLVILLIGGGLYLLLLSRFLPFRFLGHAIQVLRGKYDDPNDPGQISHFKALTTALSSTIGMGNIAGVAVAISVGGPGAMFWMWVSAIVGMSTKFFTCTLAVMYRGKDSAGELQGGPMYFITEGLGKSWKPLAVMFSLFGMIGALPVVNVNQLTQAINDIVLIPNGVEVGLKSNLILAFILVVVTSVIILGGLKRISNAASKMVPSMVLLYFVLILFILISNYEVLPKYFVMIFTDAFAAENFKGEPFYGGVLGALILLGIRRGAFSNEAGIGTAPMAHGAAKTNEPIREGLVAMLGPAIDTLVICTLTALAILVTGVWETTTDNGVSLTASAFSDAMPIYGKYLLMVCILIFSVSSLFSYAYYGTKCLSFLIGADKKHFYNYIYILSIILAATTPFSMMLNLIDGVFALMAIPTMLATIIMAPRVVKEIKLYKNRIKLK